In a single window of the Myxococcales bacterium genome:
- a CDS encoding NAD(P)/FAD-dependent oxidoreductase produces the protein MATSDVIVIGAGHNGLVAAAYLAKAGRSVLVLEQRDSVGGAAVTEEIFPGFHASTVADGGGYLSQRVRDELKLDSRVETVHSDAVAFCPQPDGTQLTIWRDTARTVEEIARFSKADAAAYPAFIDLMSRIAGVLRGMMDMTPPTLPNLGVADLLGGLNLLGPLWRLGRKNLKELLRAVPLTTEDMLREHFESPVVKVAIGASCIQHVTLGPRETGSALALLGSWALSGTGLFRSASVVKGGMGALTGAIADAARDLGVEIRTGAAVEKVIIDDGQATGVKLESGETISAKIVVSNADPRTTFFKLLEPREFGVSVAHDVRNIKYRGSSARIHLALRDLPTFTAAEGDASTVKARLSGPIQIAPSLDDIERAFDCSKYGEYSDRPVLDVLIPTLSDPGLAPDGQHLMSITARYAPYALRAGSWDDHKELFADRAIETLAEYAPGIRELILHRRVLAPTDLESEFGLPEGNPNHGDMLLDQFFHMRPVSGFANYRTPIAGVYMCGVGCHPGGGVTGIPGYNAAREILKDAQ, from the coding sequence GTGGCCACGTCTGACGTCATTGTCATTGGAGCAGGACACAACGGGTTGGTAGCGGCCGCGTACCTCGCCAAAGCGGGGCGCAGCGTGCTCGTGCTCGAGCAGCGCGACAGCGTGGGCGGAGCCGCTGTCACCGAGGAGATCTTTCCGGGCTTTCACGCTTCGACGGTCGCGGACGGCGGCGGCTACTTGTCCCAGCGCGTGCGCGATGAGCTCAAACTCGATTCGCGCGTGGAGACCGTGCACTCGGACGCGGTGGCGTTCTGCCCGCAACCCGACGGAACTCAACTGACGATCTGGCGGGACACCGCCCGAACCGTCGAGGAGATTGCACGGTTTTCCAAGGCCGATGCCGCCGCCTATCCGGCATTCATCGACTTGATGAGCCGGATCGCCGGCGTGTTGCGCGGCATGATGGACATGACGCCTCCCACGCTTCCCAACCTGGGAGTCGCCGACCTGCTCGGTGGGCTGAACCTGTTGGGTCCTCTGTGGCGCCTGGGCCGCAAGAACCTCAAAGAGCTTCTGCGCGCTGTCCCGCTGACGACGGAAGACATGCTCAGGGAGCACTTCGAGTCCCCCGTCGTGAAGGTGGCCATCGGCGCGAGCTGCATCCAGCACGTGACCCTGGGACCGCGGGAAACGGGCTCTGCGTTGGCACTGCTCGGCAGCTGGGCGCTTTCGGGCACCGGCTTGTTTCGCTCGGCCTCCGTCGTGAAAGGCGGGATGGGTGCCCTGACCGGCGCGATCGCCGATGCCGCTCGCGACCTCGGGGTGGAGATTCGAACTGGCGCGGCCGTGGAAAAGGTGATCATCGACGATGGCCAAGCCACCGGCGTAAAACTCGAAAGCGGCGAGACGATCTCGGCGAAGATCGTCGTCTCGAACGCCGATCCGCGCACCACCTTCTTCAAGCTGCTCGAGCCCCGGGAATTCGGCGTCAGCGTTGCGCACGACGTTCGGAACATCAAGTACCGGGGGTCGTCGGCGCGCATCCATCTCGCACTGCGCGATCTCCCCACGTTTACAGCTGCCGAGGGCGACGCGTCCACGGTGAAGGCGCGCTTGTCCGGGCCGATTCAAATCGCACCCTCGCTGGACGACATCGAGCGGGCCTTCGATTGCTCGAAATACGGCGAGTACTCGGACCGCCCGGTGCTGGACGTGCTGATTCCCACTCTCAGCGATCCGGGCCTGGCTCCCGACGGACAACACTTGATGTCGATCACGGCTCGCTATGCACCCTACGCCCTGCGCGCGGGGAGTTGGGATGATCACAAGGAGTTGTTCGCAGACCGCGCGATCGAGACGCTGGCCGAATATGCACCCGGGATCCGGGAGCTCATTCTTCACCGGCGGGTGCTCGCGCCCACCGATCTCGAGAGCGAATTCGGATTGCCCGAGGGCAACCCCAACCACGGCGACATGCTGCTCGATCAGTTCTTCCACATGCGGCCGGTGTCGGGTTTCGCGAACTATCGGACGCCGATCGCAGGGGTCTATATGTGCGGCGTCGGCTGCCACCCCGGCGGCGGCGTGACCGGGATTCCCGGCTACAACGCCGCTCGGGAGATCCTGAAGGACGCGCAATAG